The Mycobacterium avium subsp. avium genomic sequence GGCGTTTGTATTTCGCGGCCAGTTGCGGGTCGCTCTTGCGGGCTTGGTCAGCGGCGGCGAAGAGGGCTTCGCGCAGCAGCGGGTCACCGGCTTTGGTGAGTCCGTGGCGCTGTTCTGCTTGTCCGGACTGGTTGACCTTGGGGACGAGGCCGGAGTAGGCGCGGATGGCGGCTAGGGAGTGGAACCGGTGCGGGTCGCCGATGCGGCCGGCGATGACCGCACAGGTGACGGGCCCGACGCCGGGTGCTGAGGCGATGATGCCGCGCGGGTCGGCCTCGGCGTAGAGGTTGGCGGCGCGCTCGTCGAGGTCGTCGATCTGCTCGGTGAGCATCTGGGCTTGCTCGGCTTCGGTAGCGATGTCGGCGGCCAGTTCGGCGAAGTCGATGCGGGCATTAGCGCCAGATCCCCATAGCTGCAGCGATTCTTGGGCGGCGGTCAACAGCAGGGTGGCGTGTGGTTCGCGCCAGGCGCCGCGGGAGTGGCGGATCAGGAAGCGGGTCAGGCGGGCATGGCCGAGACGGATCAGGCTGTGCGGGTCGGCGTAGCGGGCCAGCAGTGCCAGCGCGGCCTTGCCATAGTTGGATCCCAGCGCGTCGTACCAGGCTGGACCGAGGAGCTCGAGCTGGGCGTCAAGGCGCTGGAAGACTGCGGTGCGGCGCTTGACGATCGAGGAGCGGATCTTGACCAGGCGCCGCAGCGGTTCGCCGGGCCCGTCGCCGCTGTGGTCACGCAGCCCCTCTGGATGCAGCAAGGGCAACCGGGCCAACAGCTTGGAGTCCAGATGGTCATTTTTGGTGTGCTTGGAGTAGTAGGCGCGCAGGTCTGCTGACTGGGTGGTGGGCACCATCGAGATCCGGGCGCCGTGATGACGAAACCAGGATGCCAGCGGAACCCATGCGTTGCGGGTGGGCTCCATCACCACCCGCACGGTGTCTTGCTCGCTGAGTCCGATTACTTTCCAGAGCTTTTCGAGGTCGGCGGGCCGGGTGAAGAACTTTCGTCCGGTCCACACATACGTCCCATCGGGACGGGCCAGCGATGCTTGATGAGCAGCCCGGCACGCCACGTCGATACCCAAAATCAGTTCCACGCA encodes the following:
- a CDS encoding IS110 family transposase, producing the protein MCVELILGIDVACRAAHQASLARPDGTYVWTGRKFFTRPADLEKLWKVIGLSEQDTVRVVMEPTRNAWVPLASWFRHHGARISMVPTTQSADLRAYYSKHTKNDHLDSKLLARLPLLHPEGLRDHSGDGPGEPLRRLVKIRSSIVKRRTAVFQRLDAQLELLGPAWYDALGSNYGKAALALLARYADPHSLIRLGHARLTRFLIRHSRGAWREPHATLLLTAAQESLQLWGSGANARIDFAELAADIATEAEQAQMLTEQIDDLDERAANLYAEADPRGIIASAPGVGPVTCAVIAGRIGDPHRFHSLAAIRAYSGLVPKVNQSGQAEQRHGLTKAGDPLLREALFAAADQARKSDPQLAAKYKRLMSTERHHDSAICHIATILLTRIATCWRAGAHYVLRDTDGRPITFEEGRRIVRAHHTVDKKTRINAASKRYSQRQKGRTGREQQESLRAPIHRPVHPSIKPTEVA